The nucleotide sequence CGTCTTTGAGTACGTCCGTTAACGCCAGCTGTATCCAAGGTACCACGAACAATGTGATAACGTACACCAGGAAGGTCTTTTACACGACCACCACGAACCAATACGATTGAGTGTTCTTGCAAGTTGTGTCCTTCTCCCGGAATGTAAGAGTTAACTTCTTTACCATTTGTTAAACGAACTCTGGCAACTTTACGCATTGCTGAATTCGGCTTTTTCGGTGTTGTTGTATAAACTCTCACGCAAACACCACGTCTTTGAGGACATGAATCCAATGCAGGAGATTTACCCTTAACGACCAAAGTTTCCCTTCCTTTTCTAACTAATTGCTGAATTGTAGGCATTTTTCTTCTTTTTAAACTTTGAATGTGTTATTATATATATCTATTTGTTTCAATTTCAGGCAGCAAAGGTACGTATTATTTACGTGAAACCAAACAAGTTAGCCACTTATTTTCGCACTTCTCCCGCTAAAAACGGCACAAAGTTACACATTAGTTTCTGTTGAACAACTGCCAACACATATATAATTCACATTATTTAAGAGAAATTAAATATATGCTTTTAAAAATAACAGATCCTGAGATTAAATAAATACGGCTATTGTTATTCTAAAAGGATTCATTGAATGTCAAAAACAATTACTGTGCCAGTGAAAAACGAAGGCTTATTCCGTAATTTGAGTTCGAAGTAGGATATGAAGCCGATGATACCAGTGGTTCGTTAATCTGTAAATCGTAAAATGCACGTAATGTAAGCGTTTTACTCAAGCCATAATCTGCCGAAAGTTGTATCGTTTTAGCAATATTACCAGCGGTGGGCTGAGTGAAATTCTCTTCTATTTTACGGATAAGGGACTGGTTTTTCCGATAAGAGAAATCAAGTCGAAGCGTTAGATCATTACTGTAATCTTTCGTTTGTTTCATTTTAAGCACTTTATTAAACTCAGTAAGTTTGTAGCCAAAACCTATTACATATTCATCTGAAACGGCTTCGACTAACTGGTAAGATGAAATATTCAAACTAAGGTTACGCGTAGAACGATATTCCGAACGGGCAGTTATATTATTTTGAAAAGTAACATCTACCCCAATAAGAGGGCTGAATCCCTCTGTAATACTTACTGCCGATATCTCATAGGGCGAAGAAGGCGTTGGATTATTTGTAAGCACGTCGCGAATAAACCCTAAGCCGTCCTGTTCTGCATCTACCCAATTCAGGTATGAAGAGAAAGCCCCCACACTGTAGGAACACCTATACTGATGATTTAATATGACACTTTTAAAGTATTTACTTAATGCCCCTAAACGGATGAGACCGTCGTAGGTTATTTTCCAGTTGGGTAACAAACTGGAGAGTGTGGGGAAAGGCGATAAAGATACTTTATTTGTTTTTTTACCTGTATATGCAGCCAGAAATGCAGGAATAAGAACGTCGGTTGAATTCAGACTAATACTGCCAACTTCAGCATCATATGGTTCACCGGCTAATGCTGACCCCGATAAAAATCCTTTGTCCGGATATGTCATAGTACCATAAGCTGCCTCGTATCGAGATGCTATAACACTCCGGTTGGCAAGGAAGTTATTGAAGGCATCCGACGCATACCCGTCAATCGCTTTGGAACGTTTAAAAGCGGTAGAAATAGCCACGGTAGTCATTGTAAAATTCCCTCCATATGTTTCAGGCATACCTTCATACATATACTGAACTTCTGTATTACGCGTATCTACTCTGCTGGCATTCAAATCAATTTTCATGCCCACTATAGGTTCGAGCGTAGCACGCAAAGTAAAGTTTTTTGCATGATTAATAATGGCAGGAGAGACATTATCTTCATTTTTAATAAGCCAGTTATTAGCATCCGCTTCATCAATATAACTACGGCGTACCGACCCAAAAGCGAATCCCAGTCCGGGGGCAGTTCCTGTTGTGGTATTCCCCTGACCAATAAAATCGCCTATGCCCGGGCTAAATCCGGGCAACATCATACCATCTGTTACTGCGTACTGAATATTAATGCTTCGAAGCATCATAAGGAAGCGGCTTCCTCTTTCGGCCACCTTGTACCAAAGTTCATCCGACAAATCCGGTCCGGGAACTATCGACACTTTTATTAAAGCTGTATCCTTATTAAGTATTTCCACTTCTCCGGTACTTATCGGCTTAAATTTTATAGCATATACTTTCCCATCAGCTCCCCGGGCTGTAACCTTAACTCTCTTGGACGAAAGGCTATGTCTTATTTTAATTGTACTGTCCGGACTAAGCTGTATATCTTTCTCAACTTTAGATTTCGTTTCCGGGGTACGTCTTCCTCTGGCATTGACTGTAGCAACACGTGTTGAAGGAGTGAACTTCTGATTAACTTTCTTCAGAAAGCTGTTCTTGTTATAAAGAGTAACTAAATTAAAGCGACCCGTAAAATCAATCTGACGCTGATTGGTAATTGTGTTTCCAATTTCTGTAAGTGAATCTATTTCCGCTCCTCTTTCCCAATTATAGGTTGCATTATAGGATACGGAACCAGTGGTCCAATCCATTACAGGGATCATTGCAAATGGCAAAGTATACATAGCAGTAAAAGTCTGATCATACTTCATGGGCTTACCCATATCAGAAATACTTTGTTTCACGGAGTCTTTCCACACCTGATATTGATCAGGATTCAGCTCTTTGTTTACCTGCACATTTGGTTCTTCGATCCGGGAATTTGTTCCTGATGTGAAATTAATGTTGAGGTTTTTAGTGAAATCCCAACGCAGACTAAAAGCTCTGTCCCAATAGAATGTGGAACTAAATGAAACAGGCAAGTTATTCTCTCCGGTTAGATTATTTAAATCGCGCAATTGCTGTTCATAGTAATTACGCATCAATGCCGACTGAAATGAGATGTTTGAGGGCAGATAATTCAATCCAAACTCCTTCAGATAGCGCGTGTTTTTATTATCCTTTATATTTTTAAAAGGAGTAAACGGCTTAACGTAAGGAGAATATGTATAATTAAAATTAGCCCGGTAATCTTTCGTTGTTTCATACTCCGTTTCAGGATTCTTCCTATTTGACTCATTAAACGAGTAACCAAATGAAAAGTTTGCCGGGTCGTAAGGCATAGGTGTTTTACTACGCACATCCACCTTCACATTATTAAGGGCTATACTCTTAATAACAGTCCTATCCTGCGAAAAACTTAAAATTGAATCTCTGTCGTGTTTTGTTTCCGCAGCATCCAACGCATCCTGCAACATGATATCCTGATCCAGCGGATTATATTTGGGCTTAGTGGTTTCTTTTGAATAGGCATAATATAATGGAATACTGACCTTCGCCTTTTCGGGAAATAGCTTTCCAAGTTCCACATTCGCAGCCATATTATATTGCGAATAGTCATCCATACGGCGTTCGGACACTGATTGGTCTAACCCTCCAAATCCAGCAGTTTCCATACGGCCTCCCATATTTACAGTTCCAAAGTCAGAAAGAGCAATCTGCATGCTGGCATTGGCAGCCCAGCCTCCATCTTCGTTAAAATCGGTAAGTCGCAACTCATTTACCCAAACCTCGCCACTCTTAATATCTTTCGAATTGTTGCGCACACCAATCATGATGGTTTTTACCTCAGACAAAGAAGGATTACCAACCACAGTTATTTTATTAAGCGGGGCATCGGGATCGTATTCAGAATATGGTGTCTGGAAAGTAACATTGTTATTACCTTCTCTCTTGGCTCTGTTTCTGCTAATCTTCAAATCCGTCAACGATTCAAAATTAAAGTTCATAGTATTACCCGAAGGCCATACAGTAAACTGATCACTTTCGTTGTATGTGCTGTAATTCCCATGCGGTGTCAGCGAAAGAGGAACTTCATATTCGTAGTAATTATTTTTATAATCTGATCCCAGTCGTATAAACACTGACATCTCTCCATTAGAAAGATTGGAAACATCATTAATAAACTTTTCGGCATGTACGAAAAGCTGCATTCGCTTGTATTGTCTTAAATCGTAAGAAGTGTTCTTATATACTGCCCGGGCATCCGACGGAGCCAGATTAGATATCTTCATGGACAATGCCTGCTCGTTTTGCTGGAGAAGCTGTGGCTGACTTGGGTCCAACATCCGGCTGATACCTGGAGGTAATACATAATTAACAGGAGTACGGTCGCCATTCTCTTCTATATTTACAGACGAAACATCGAGGGTTGCATTGATTACCGGCGGCATTTTGGGATTAGACAAATCCTGCGTATAATTACGCCACTCTCCCCTAACCAAATCGAAAGAACCAAAACGCAAAATAGTACTTTCCTTAAAATCCGTCATAAACATACGCATAAACCGGATTGTCTTAAAGTCGTTGATCGCCCCGACCTTATGATCGTAATTCTTTACAGGAATTTTAAACTGATACCATCGAACAGTTTCCTCTTTTCCGTTACGAAGATTTACAGTTGCATCGCGGGTATCTACAATATAGTTACTACCAACAACCAGATCTTTCGGACGCAAAGACACTTTATACTGATAATATTTTTCATTTTCATTCAGGGTGTTATCCTGATTAATATCTTCCACATCTGGAATTGTACGGGCAGATATATCATACTTTTCAGGAGAATCTTCCGAAGCCGTAGAGTTACCCTCCAGCCCATTGTAGCGTTTATAACGTTTTAAAATATCAGTCTCCTGCACATCGTAATCTGATCCCCGGTAGTAATGATAATCATCCCCGGCTGGGTCGTTAAGTGGCGAAAAGGGATCTGATGTCATTTCAGCAAGTGTTTCGCCAGAAAGACGGCCTTGTAGCTTGGTAAGATAGTCCTGATAGGTAGGGAATGTTTTTTCTTCTTCGGACGACAACCCATTGAGACCAACATCCTGAAGTTTACGGGCTCCTTGAGTGTTATCAAAAGCATAAACAGTAGACTGGCGTTTGGGCACTTTACCCCATACAGTTTGCTCAACAGCCGTCTCATCTCCATCGATAGGAAGACCATTCTCAAAATACTTCTTTTCGTCTTTTAATATATCTTCTGAGATTTCACCCAGATTAAAATACAGATCGCCGCCATCGCCGTTGGTATTATAGATAAAGGGATCCAACATCCAGAACTCAATGTATTCTATATTGGCTGCTTCGAAATCGCTTTGTTCTATTTTACGCATGATCCCTCCCCAGCGTTTTTCGGGCATAGCCAACTTTCCATCACTGTTGACCTGGTCTGCATCCAGATTGTACGGACCACGTTCCGTTGGATAATAAGCCAGGTTCAAGACCGACAAAGTGTTATTTTCATTATACGCAAGATCCTTGTTAGGAAATAGCTCCTGGGTTTTTACTTCGCGCACATAATGATTTGACAACTGTTCCAAATCGTTTTTTATATGATTGGGTGCGATTGAAGAATTCTTTCGCGTAAACAGTCCGTCAATATAATACCAGGCAAGCAAAGCACGGTTCTTTCCATAATCAACGTTATTAATTAGCGAAGCTTCCGGGAATAAAGAGTTGGCTGCATCATTGTATGGCACACTGGATAAAGTCCACGGATAAGGATTAAGCAAATCGATACCTGTTTGCGTTGACTCGAAATCGTCCAGATAGGAATATCCTCCAGTATATTTATTTTCGTAATGACCAGCAATTAAGTTAGCAAATTCTGCTTTCAAAGTTATCTGGGAAGGCTTTGTTAGTGTAAGCAAGGGCAATCGATCAAAGAGGTTGGTTAACCATTGTGATTCTGTTTTGAACGAGGTATTTAATCCCCACAAGGTATTCTTGACAGATTCCTCTCCAAACGAAGTTTTGGTAGTCAGAGGCATCTCAGACATATGCATAATGGTTGCACCCAGGTTGAAGTTCTTATTAAACTCGTAATTAAGATCAACCCCCATCATCGTTTTGCGTTGCATACTGTAAGTCGACTGATTTTCAAGAGAGACACTTACCGCAGTTCCACTGGATATTATATTTTCATTCAGGATGGTAACAATCCCGGAAGTGTAATCGACAGAGTAATCCACATTTTCCTGAAGAGTAACCCCTGCGGCAGTAACACGAACCGAACCCCTTGCCACATTGCTTGCGCCCAATTGTATCTCCGAACTGGAAGAGGCCTTATATTCACCTTTGATAAGAAATTTATTTTTCTCTGTAATCTGACGGGCAACAGTTAACGTAGAATCGTATAATTCCTGATACACGTACTTATTTGCAATAGCATCGTTACCGATCATCTTACGAAGATGTGCCCCAAAAGGTTCAACTACAGGAAAGAATACCCGGCCATTTTCGGACAGCATTGTATATCCTTCCAGAAAGTCGAATATACCATCAGGATAATTTTCATTTTTTGAATCAAGGCGATCCAGGTTCATTACGCGCAACAACAGCTTATCTTTTACATTTCCTTCAGAAAGATATTGCAGGTAAACGCCTGTAGTATCACTCTGATACAAAATATCCAGTTTAAACTTTTCCTTTTGTACTGAATAGGCACCAAGTGAATAAACATTCTTCATCATCAGATCCCAAAACGGAGAACTGGGCGACATGGCGGTACCTTTAAGCAACTTTACATACAAACAGTTGTTCGTATTTACTGAATTATCTGTAGCGAACTCTCCCACCTGATAGACTGATCCACGGTACGTATATTCGTAAGCAACAGCAAGCACTTCATCCGGTTGAAGTTGGGTTTTCAGCGAGATATATCCCAATTGTTTGTTCAGGGTATATTCGGATGCGTCCAGTTTACGAGCACTTTCAACCTTTTCATAATCGACTCCCCCTTCTATAAAGCCGGAAAAGGACTGCGAAACAGTACTTATATTTCTTGCATCCGGATAACCCGACACCACCTGCTGATATAAAGAGTTTGCCCCGTTATACGGAATATCGAGCGAGCCCGAAGGCGTAAACTGAGGATTACTGATATGATTGTTCTCTGCCAGATCGGAAAAAGCCACAATATTGCGAGCCTGATCGTAACTACTTCGCTTATTGGTAATCCACACTTCAGCGCGACTAATGCTAACAGCCGAATTAATGTAAGGTAGTTTAGACATTGCATCGTCGTATGTATCTCTGAAGTAGTGGGAGAGAAAGAAGTGTCGGTTTTCATCGTACTGATCTGCCGCGAACTCGTACGGTTTAGTTTGCACGCCTCCTTTCGAAGATACTGTCTGCGATTCCGACTCCTGCTGTGAAAATAGGGCTCCCACATGTAATTTCCCGAACTGCAATTCGGTTTTAATACCAAACAAAGCAGAACCTCCTCGAATTAAGGAATTGGAGGTATTCATACTTACATTACCGGCTTCCAGTACTTTAATAATTTCATCTTCTGTACCTTCGTAAGCAAGCTTCAGCTTTTTCGAATCATAATCGAACGTAGTTTCCGTATTGTAATTCATACCAAAATTGACCTTCTCGCCCACGTTAGCCTGTACATTTAGCTGAACCTGTTCGTCGAAATTAAAGAAAGTACGGTTACGGGAGCGCTGCGGAAGAGATGGATTATCGGTTTTGTTACTTTTAAGCCCCATCTGAATCTCTGCAGTTCCTTGGGTTTTTACACGTACCCCTCCCTTTCCAAAGATCTTTTCTGCCGGACCAAGATCAAAACCCATATCTGTAATTTTGAACTCCTTGTTCATTTCTTCCAGGTAACTCTCTTCGTTCTTTTGCCGGAAATACGACCGCAAAGATTCCTGCAGACTATAATCCTGATATTCCTCCGGAGTAAGAGACATGGGAGTACTCAGCTCCATGTCGCCTAACTTCGTTGTTACTACATAGGTATTGGTTTTAATATCATACTCAATTGTTGTCTTTACGTTATCAGGATTACGCAAATCCATGGGAGACTTCTTTACAATATCGTTATATTCCTCTGGAACCGTCTTCGCCACCGGGTAACGGGGAGCAATCGTATCGCCCTCCATGATCGGTTCGTCCAGCACAGTTAGTTCTGGCAACGAGGAGGTATAGGTCAGATAATCCGCATTCAGCGAATAAAGACCGGCCCCGAATAACAGTACGGATATAAGTAATATGTAGTGGCTCCCTTTTTTCATCAGAGAATTCTAAGTGCCTCTTTAATCACCTTTTCAACTTCAATAGAAGGAGATGCCCTTAATATGGAGGTAACAGCCTTTTGTGAAGCAGCCTTTTGGAATCCAAGCATAACCAAAGCAGCCACCGCTTCTTCTGCCACTTGTCCGTTTCCAGCGCCTGAAGCTATCATTTCGGTAACAGCACCCTGCACTTTTACCTTATTCTTAAGATCCACTAATATTCGCTGTGCAGTTTTAAGTCCGATACCTTTAACGGCTTTAAGGGCTGCTTCATTATTCGTAGCAATGGTCTGAACCAGTTCGGAGGGAGGAAGAGAAGACAAAATCATTCGGGCCGTATTAGGACCAACGCCAGAGACACTTGTTAGTAACAAAAAAAGTTCACGCTCCTCCTTGCCAGAGAAGCCGAACAACAAATGAGCGTCTTCGCGGATTACCTCGAAGACATAAATTTTACCTTGTTTTTGCCCATTATAGGCACTGAACGTAGTTAATGATATATTCAACTCATACCCTACACCGCCACACTCCATCACCATACGGGCAGGAGAAAGCTCAACAATTTCGCCTTTTAAATATTCAATCATGTTGCGTTTAACCAGTTAAATGTTTGTTTATAACGCAAAAGTACGCAAAAGCGTATATTAAAAGGCCTCTTTATTTAGAATAGAGTGGAGATCATGGTTTAGGGAATAGAACTGCCCCGGGGTTAAGTGC is from uncultured Macellibacteroides sp. and encodes:
- the rpsL gene encoding 30S ribosomal protein S12, translating into MPTIQQLVRKGRETLVVKGKSPALDSCPQRRGVCVRVYTTTPKKPNSAMRKVARVRLTNGKEVNSYIPGEGHNLQEHSIVLVRGGRVKDLPGVRYHIVRGTLDTAGVNGRTQRRSKYGAKRPKPGVKGAPVAPVKGKKK
- the sprA gene encoding cell surface protein SprA; this translates as MKKGSHYILLISVLLFGAGLYSLNADYLTYTSSLPELTVLDEPIMEGDTIAPRYPVAKTVPEEYNDIVKKSPMDLRNPDNVKTTIEYDIKTNTYVVTTKLGDMELSTPMSLTPEEYQDYSLQESLRSYFRQKNEESYLEEMNKEFKITDMGFDLGPAEKIFGKGGVRVKTQGTAEIQMGLKSNKTDNPSLPQRSRNRTFFNFDEQVQLNVQANVGEKVNFGMNYNTETTFDYDSKKLKLAYEGTEDEIIKVLEAGNVSMNTSNSLIRGGSALFGIKTELQFGKLHVGALFSQQESESQTVSSKGGVQTKPYEFAADQYDENRHFFLSHYFRDTYDDAMSKLPYINSAVSISRAEVWITNKRSSYDQARNIVAFSDLAENNHISNPQFTPSGSLDIPYNGANSLYQQVVSGYPDARNISTVSQSFSGFIEGGVDYEKVESARKLDASEYTLNKQLGYISLKTQLQPDEVLAVAYEYTYRGSVYQVGEFATDNSVNTNNCLYVKLLKGTAMSPSSPFWDLMMKNVYSLGAYSVQKEKFKLDILYQSDTTGVYLQYLSEGNVKDKLLLRVMNLDRLDSKNENYPDGIFDFLEGYTMLSENGRVFFPVVEPFGAHLRKMIGNDAIANKYVYQELYDSTLTVARQITEKNKFLIKGEYKASSSSEIQLGASNVARGSVRVTAAGVTLQENVDYSVDYTSGIVTILNENIISSGTAVSVSLENQSTYSMQRKTMMGVDLNYEFNKNFNLGATIMHMSEMPLTTKTSFGEESVKNTLWGLNTSFKTESQWLTNLFDRLPLLTLTKPSQITLKAEFANLIAGHYENKYTGGYSYLDDFESTQTGIDLLNPYPWTLSSVPYNDAANSLFPEASLINNVDYGKNRALLAWYYIDGLFTRKNSSIAPNHIKNDLEQLSNHYVREVKTQELFPNKDLAYNENNTLSVLNLAYYPTERGPYNLDADQVNSDGKLAMPEKRWGGIMRKIEQSDFEAANIEYIEFWMLDPFIYNTNGDGGDLYFNLGEISEDILKDEKKYFENGLPIDGDETAVEQTVWGKVPKRQSTVYAFDNTQGARKLQDVGLNGLSSEEEKTFPTYQDYLTKLQGRLSGETLAEMTSDPFSPLNDPAGDDYHYYRGSDYDVQETDILKRYKRYNGLEGNSTASEDSPEKYDISARTIPDVEDINQDNTLNENEKYYQYKVSLRPKDLVVGSNYIVDTRDATVNLRNGKEETVRWYQFKIPVKNYDHKVGAINDFKTIRFMRMFMTDFKESTILRFGSFDLVRGEWRNYTQDLSNPKMPPVINATLDVSSVNIEENGDRTPVNYVLPPGISRMLDPSQPQLLQQNEQALSMKISNLAPSDARAVYKNTSYDLRQYKRMQLFVHAEKFINDVSNLSNGEMSVFIRLGSDYKNNYYEYEVPLSLTPHGNYSTYNESDQFTVWPSGNTMNFNFESLTDLKISRNRAKREGNNNVTFQTPYSEYDPDAPLNKITVVGNPSLSEVKTIMIGVRNNSKDIKSGEVWVNELRLTDFNEDGGWAANASMQIALSDFGTVNMGGRMETAGFGGLDQSVSERRMDDYSQYNMAANVELGKLFPEKAKVSIPLYYAYSKETTKPKYNPLDQDIMLQDALDAAETKHDRDSILSFSQDRTVIKSIALNNVKVDVRSKTPMPYDPANFSFGYSFNESNRKNPETEYETTKDYRANFNYTYSPYVKPFTPFKNIKDNKNTRYLKEFGLNYLPSNISFQSALMRNYYEQQLRDLNNLTGENNLPVSFSSTFYWDRAFSLRWDFTKNLNINFTSGTNSRIEEPNVQVNKELNPDQYQVWKDSVKQSISDMGKPMKYDQTFTAMYTLPFAMIPVMDWTTGSVSYNATYNWERGAEIDSLTEIGNTITNQRQIDFTGRFNLVTLYNKNSFLKKVNQKFTPSTRVATVNARGRRTPETKSKVEKDIQLSPDSTIKIRHSLSSKRVKVTARGADGKVYAIKFKPISTGEVEILNKDTALIKVSIVPGPDLSDELWYKVAERGSRFLMMLRSINIQYAVTDGMMLPGFSPGIGDFIGQGNTTTGTAPGLGFAFGSVRRSYIDEADANNWLIKNEDNVSPAIINHAKNFTLRATLEPIVGMKIDLNASRVDTRNTEVQYMYEGMPETYGGNFTMTTVAISTAFKRSKAIDGYASDAFNNFLANRSVIASRYEAAYGTMTYPDKGFLSGSALAGEPYDAEVGSISLNSTDVLIPAFLAAYTGKKTNKVSLSPFPTLSSLLPNWKITYDGLIRLGALSKYFKSVILNHQYRCSYSVGAFSSYLNWVDAEQDGLGFIRDVLTNNPTPSSPYEISAVSITEGFSPLIGVDVTFQNNITARSEYRSTRNLSLNISSYQLVEAVSDEYVIGFGYKLTEFNKVLKMKQTKDYSNDLTLRLDFSYRKNQSLIRKIEENFTQPTAGNIAKTIQLSADYGLSKTLTLRAFYDLQINEPLVSSASYPTSNSNYGISLRFSLAQ
- the ruvA gene encoding Holliday junction branch migration protein RuvA; this translates as MIEYLKGEIVELSPARMVMECGGVGYELNISLTTFSAYNGQKQGKIYVFEVIREDAHLLFGFSGKEERELFLLLTSVSGVGPNTARMILSSLPPSELVQTIATNNEAALKAVKGIGLKTAQRILVDLKNKVKVQGAVTEMIASGAGNGQVAEEAVAALVMLGFQKAASQKAVTSILRASPSIEVEKVIKEALRIL